A stretch of DNA from Megalops cyprinoides isolate fMegCyp1 chromosome 17, fMegCyp1.pri, whole genome shotgun sequence:
CTGAGAACACGGCCATCATGCACCATGGTGGCCTTTTTTTCTCTAGTTCACAAGTAGGGTTAAATTTTGGTGGAAAAACATCTTTGGTAATGTTGTTCTTCCCACTAGCCCATGCTTGTTCTTTGCAAACCCAGCTCTGCTGTGAATTATGcatttcacaacaaaaaaatgaagcaacGGTCTTTTCTGGGACTGCTCCAGGTGAATcaaaggattgcatttgtcttgcttcagcgTCCCTGCaaaactgcagtgtgtgctgtgctgagacAAGCTTAATATGGGATTGtcgattccaaaacagggttgtaTAAAGGGGTAAAAACCACGTGTTGattgataaaaatgtgttgatttCAGGTAGCCTGTAGCTGATGTCAGaagattgttgttgttgctgctgttactgctgttgctgttgttgctgttactgttaatgttactgttgctttctgttattgttattgctgttattgtaattgttgttgctgttgatgttgctgttgttactgttgctgtcactacagttgatACTGTTAGTATTGCTGTTGTTGACACTTTTAGTATTGTTGCTGTTaatgttactgctgctgttgttgttactgttgttgtgGGCACTCACAAGCTCTCTCGCCCCCACAGTCTCAGCACCATGACGACGAGAGAAGAGCCCTGAGCAGAGAGATCATTGTCCTCAACAACCATCTCCTTGAGGCCAAGATTACCATCGAAAAGCTCCGTGAGGACAACGTGAGTGCCTCCTCTCGATGGAAAACAGAATTTCACCACCTCCTTATTGCTCCACCACTTTTCAAACTAAAAGCAATACACCATTCGCAGCAACATATGGGTAGCCAGTTTTTAAACAACAGTAATGAGCCCTTAGAGTTAAGCATAAATGTTTGTCTGGGGGCCACAGCTGCTCCTACAGTAACAATCCCAGAGGGCTCCTCACACTGACTATTGTCACCACCTAAGGGAAAGGGGTCAACCCATTTACCTGTGCCTGTTTTCATTGACTAAAGCTCAGAACACCTGAGAATACTGCAAACTGTGTTTATGTTAAAATTTAGAGTGGCCCTCAGGGAGATCTAATCCACATAATCTACTCACACAGAGGACGCAAATTTGCTGTTAAAGATTTACCTTGGATTTCCACGGACAGAGGGGAAATGTTCCCTTTGTTCCCGTTGTTTGAAGGCTTTGTTGTGCTTcttctaaaaacaaaaagcataatTTATGTCTATGTCCTTTGTATAATATCATTTAAatactatatttttatatgtgagGTGATGCTGTAGGAGTTGTTTGAATGGAAAGCAATCTGTGAAGCACTCTGTGACAACTTCTTTTATCATGGACTCTatgtcacagaaaatgtaatcatttggTTGGTTGATTGGACCCACCTATGGGCATGGCTGTGCCAAAGCTGACTCTTCCCCTTCCTGTCTGTAGGATATGTACAGGAAGGACTGCAACCTGGCTGCCCAGCTGCTCCAGTGCAGCAAAGCCCACCACAGAGCTCTCAAGCTGTCCGAGGTATCACATATTACTTCCGAttcttttcctctttattaTTACCATTTCTTCTGATTTCTTTATGCAGGAGACACTCTTTTCTAGAgtaactaaaaaacaaaaaagtgcttGTCATGTGCATGTCAGGGCTGCAAAAAGAACAATCAATCAGCTAAATACAAATTAGGCGGTAAGTGCATTAGTGATTAaacatcaaagtgaaaaaaggtACCGTTGGACTTACACCAGTTATAGCATGCAGTACAACCTGAAAAACCTTTCTAGCTATATCGCTGTGCAGAGATTGACTGACCATGATAACAAAGAGCAACATTTCTTTGTCTCAGATTTATGCACATGTATTAACAAGCCTTCCACAGCAACAGGGGACATTCAGATACCGTCTGCAGTCCACTCTGCACTGGCCCAGCTGTTTGCCATTCAGGTCTCTTGCTTCTGTACACtgagtttaatttcatttctgttgtgtcagctgttcatttcTACAACAAGTGGACAGGAATCCATCACTGTCCAAAAGgtcccacccccaaaaaaaattCTGGTATGGGTACCAAACATGGCAATTGAGATGACTGTGAACACGTGGCCACAGATGAACTTTGGGTCAGGAGGTGTGTATTAGAGATCTATAAAAGCAAGGCCACACCACCTCAAACACCGAGTTTATGCTTTCAGTGCTGCTGGGACACAGTGCCCCCCTGCAGAATAGCCAAAGATAAATCTGCCCATTCTCATTCCCCTGGCTCACACGTGGAAACTGGTCTTCAAAGAGAGACGCCTCTCAGATGCCTGTTGGGCGGGCGGGGCAGAATCTTCAGCGAAAAGGTCTGCTCCCAGAGATAAGCTCCTCAGCTCCGCTTGGCATTTACCAAGAGTGTTAGCCTGGCCCCACTGACTGCGGCTTCCCTCCTTTAAAGTCCCTGAagaggcctctctctctgtctctgtcacagcaAGGGGTCGGCATCCGTGCTTGCTAGGTATGACTGACACAGTGATTATGAAATTACACGTTGCTTTGATTGTCACAGTTGGCTGAAGTGTCGCTCAtcgcagagagggaaagaagaggagggaacTGTGAAGCATGATGTAGTTGTGGTGcagctgtgactgtgactcgctctgtctgtgatgtcacaattaCCTTCAAAACAGTGTCTTGGACACAGCATGTGTGCAATGAAAGAGTGTCAGGaaattgtttgcttttcattggaAAAGCCCTCTCTCCTAAAGCACCAATCATAGACCAGAGAGTTAGACAACTGGAGctccacagcagagaggacagagtggCTTGTACAAGTACCTGTGCCTCTTTCTGTAAGGTCTCTTCATCAGTCGGAGTGACAGCTCAGACTGTGACACCTGCAGAAGACTGAGGCGTCTGCTGTACCCGTGCACATTGCAGAGCCAGATGGGTCCGTTAGCTTTGATGTTCTATGCATGAGCTCGTCGTCACATGGCTTGCAGGAAACACCCCCAAATCCATGCCTTCCCCATGGTGGCCTCCTCACTCCTCTAGCTCAGGCTTCTGTCTCTTCCTTCCCTTTCAATCAGACTACATGGGTTTTGCTTCCGTCTACTAACCTCCTTTTTCACTCCATCTTTCCCGCTCCCCCTCtttcacactctccctctctctctccctctccttctctctctgtctcttcctccctctccctctctctgtcacattttccctctccctccctctccgtcACACTGTCcatcttcttccctctctctcactctctctctctctccctttcacactcgtccccactctgcctctccctccctctctgtctcctcatcCCTCTCACACTGTTTCAcactctccctgtctttctcaccctccctgtgtctctctgcccaGCTTCCTGCTGACTTCCAGGAGCGTCTGAGCCTTCACATGGAGTCCCTGCCAATCTGCCACTCTCCATATTCGGACTCCATTCCCACCACAGTCATCGCCAAGGTGCTGGAGAAGCCAGAGCCGGGCAGCAGCCTGGCCTCACGCTGCGCCAGCCCGCAGCCCCAGGACCCTGACTTCCTCCCTGCCAGCCCGGGCGACGAGGGCGAGGGTGGAGGCGAGACCCTGACGAGACGGGCGGCGTACCGCTGGTCGGACCTGTACTGCAGCGACACAGCGCTGTACTGCCCGGACGAACGGCCACGCGAGCGGCGTCAGAGCGTGGACCTGCacgggcagcagcagcagcaccaccagcaccagcaccagcaccagcagggcCTTCTCTGGGCCCAGAATTCCACCGAGAGCAACCCCGAGGATGATGAGGCCGTCCACGCTGGCTCCTCCCACGAGCACTTTGCCGAGTTCGCCGAGTTCTCCGAGTTCGTGGGCTCGCTGCAGGCCTCCAGCTCATACTCCAGCTTCAGTGGTGCATCTGACGAGAAGGGGGCTGGCGCCTCGCCCTCACCCCCGCCGCCGCCCCGCCAGGCCCTCTACGCTGACTGGCGAGACAGCGACTATGAGCGCAAGAGCAACTCCTCCTATGAGGACGATGGCGCTGGCTTTGCTGAGGCGCACGCcttccagcagggggcacttGGCCACCAGAATGGTGACCCGGGCCCTGTCTACGCCCGCGCTGCCTCGTCCTGCTTCAGCGAGCCCTACCACTCGCCGCACCGCACACCATCCCGTGGCGTCAGCTCCCCGCTCCTCTACCGGGATGTCCCAGATGAGGAACCCGGCAGCCGCTGGAGGCAGCTGAGTGCCGAGGACATCAGCGCCTGCTCCTACCGCAGCCCTGGCCGTGTCTCGCCCTACAGCTTCTCTGAGCAGCATTATGCCATCCGGCCAGCCAAGATCAAGCTGGGCCCACTCTACAGCAGCTTCCAGGAGGGTGGGGATGTCTACCGCAGCGGTGTGCTGGACCCCTGCTTCGGTGCCCCCAGCCgcagccccagccccagccccagccctgAACGGGACCCGGGGGCCCTCCGGACGCAGGAGGGCGTCCCCATGTACCTGGCCAAGGAGGACAGCCAGGAGTCGGAGCACAGCCTGCTCTTCCACTCCAGCAGCTCCCGGGACAAGGAGAGCACCTCCGGCAGCGCCAAGAAGGAGTATGTGGATGTCAGCCCCAACAGCTCGGCTGAGTCGCTCGCCCACAACTCGCTGGAGGCAGCCGACCTGCCTGATTACACCATGGAGCACCGGAGCCCCTCCCCCATGAACAAGACCCCGCCTCCATACCAGGTGTTTGGCACCCTGGGGCTGACCCGCAAGGACAGTCTGACCAAGGCGCAGCTCTACGGGACACTGCTGAACTGAAGGCCCCCACTGTGGGGCTTTAGCGTGATTTTAATGGTCCAACAGCTGTAGCTTCATTGGCCTCAAACCCAAAAGGTGGCAGCAGGCAGAGCAAGGCAGGGCTGTCACGTGGCTCAGAGAAGCCgaaaatgcaacaaaaagaGGTTTTGGGCCCCGAGACCTTGAATTTTCCATCTGAATAAGTCTGTGAGTCAGAGCGCTTGGTGACTCTCCTTTGGAAAAGGGGAGTTTTGTGTCACTCCTGCCTTTTTTTAGGTACTTGGCAAGACTCACGGCTTTCACTGGACTTGAGGTCAGATTGAATTTTTCCAGAGAAGACCTTCCTGTTTCACAAAAAACGCAACACGAGCACATGTATATTCCtctcatgtttcattttgatattaatTGATGTTCCTTACTTTTACCTTGGTCTGGCAACATAAGAAAATAATTCTCATCCACTTCTGGATATTCCCAAAgcaataacagaaaaaacaactgatTTGGTGATTGGCATATATTACAGCTGACATTACAAGCACATTGACCATTGACAGACAGCTTTGAAGATGACTGTTAAACTGATGGTATATTTACGCATTATATATTCTAAGCATGCTAACAAACAAGACATGAATGGCAGGCACAGGATCCACCCTGACCCTGCTGTCCTTAATTGAattttgagtatgtgtgtgattgcCCTGTTTACCAATCAGATCTCCTAAAAAAAAGCAGTTTGCATTGACCTAGTAACATGACTGGTCCCTGATGGTTAACACAGTGGAAGGTTTGACTTGAAGCTTGCACTGCCCAGCCCTTGAAGAGAGGTAGCTGTTCATGTTGACCTGAGCAGGTGTTTGTTGGTAGAGAGTTTTGTCCAGCCAGTGTCCTCTCTATGTTCAATGGCCTGCATTGTGAAAGGAGGCTGGTCCAAATTAGCCCCCTTGCCCCCAAAGCTGTTTTCACCACTGCATTCTCTGATCCATGCCATCTTCAGACTGTACAATCCTAAACGCACTTAAAGGGCACCTTGGGCTTCTCTCTAGTTTACACTTTATTACAGTGCCACGTGTATACAGTACCTGTTTGGATCTTAAAACTAATTTCAAATTTTACCTAAAAAATGTATCAGAATGAACCTCAAGGTTGTTTAGTTGGTAGTATGGATGAAATGGAGATCCCAAGGCTGACTTTTAAATGCTTTGCATGTCCAACTGAATGGTTGCccttggttttcttttttaagaccACCCTAGGTGCCTTTTAAGGTTCTCTAACCAAGCCACTGTATTTAAGTCCAGATCTGAAGCTGTGATCCAAAGGAGGACTAAGACTAgatactgatgatgatgataattatgtCACAGGTTAGTGattgagagaggaagagagcaagAGTAGCTGactttcctctcctccagggTGTTTGTTGGGTCCATTATATCGGGGCTGTGCCAGAAACTAGACACAGTCAAGAACCAGGGACAGAGGCAAGAAATCAGAgccaaaaatcaaaaaagaaagccAGAAACCATAATCAGAGCGAGAAACAAGAAACAGAGCCAGAATGTTGAAACAGAGTAATATAAAAACTAAGCCGGAAACCAGAGGCAGACATGAAAATTGGTGCCAACCGCCATGCAGAAATGGGAAACAGagccaaagaaaaaagaaacagagccACACATCAGAATCAAAGCTAGAAACCAGAATTAGAGCCAGAAACCTGAGACAGGCCTTAAAAAGGATatgtgaaacacagagagagttgGTAGGTTTCCCACAGGAAAGGACACTTTTTGTGCTGTATATATCAACTCAAAAGTACAATTTTTGAGATTGGGTCATTTTATTGTTCCTTGCTGTGTTAATGTTCTTTAACTCTGCTCCCTTGGAAACGTTCCATGTTCCGCTCTACCTCAGACGTGATCCAGAACTCTCCATGTAACAACAGGTCTCCTGTTTATATCTACATTATACTGCAtgacttctgtttttcttgtatGTTTCTCTACTCAATAAAGAGCGGCGTGCTTACATTGAGACTGACTGGCAGCAGAGTGTGACtggtttttgtgcttttctgcatCTCAGTGTAGCCCTGACAGAAGCACACAGCCTTATACATTGAAACGGGGCAGACAGGCCTTGAATGGCATTTTTGCTGTGCATACCAAGTTATTGATGTTCTCAAATGTTCCCATATCATAAGGTtcttcatctgaaaataaaaaaagattgcGTTTAAGGTGACTTTAATACTTGAACACAAGTCTCgtgaaatttgttttgctttcattgcATTAGTGTTTTGCATTTAGCATTAGAGTTATTATTGTGATGTCACGAACAATGATTGGTGTATCAGTAATCGTCACTTATTTGGAATGTCAGTGGTAGATGTCAACTCGGTGAGAAGCAAAATGTGAAACTACACTCAAAGTTTGTTTCTCAGAAACCAACCATGAAAAGGCCCTCGATGTATTTTTCCCACAGAACTATACTGAAAAAATGACCCACAGAAATGCCATGGTAACCACAAAAGCTTTCTTAGCCTAGCGCTCTTGAAACAATGGacatatttctttatttctgcatAATTAAGAGCTGTTTTGAATTTTGCTGTCTTTTGTATGGTTCTAGGGATAattagtgttatttttgtttaactGTACAACTATACACATGGTA
This window harbors:
- the LOC118792046 gene encoding brain-enriched guanylate kinase-associated protein-like isoform X1; its protein translation is MRERERNMKKIYIGKTALKNSRNGCKHQKKSSLQEQKEDLRKRLSYTTHKLELLEAEFDSTRQYLETELRRAQEELEKFTDKLRRIQSGYSALQRINQDLEEKIHRTSQHHDDERRALSREIIVLNNHLLEAKITIEKLREDNDMYRKDCNLAAQLLQCSKAHHRALKLSELPADFQERLSLHMESLPICHSPYSDSIPTTVIAKVLEKPEPGSSLASRCASPQPQDPDFLPASPGDEGEGGGETLTRRAAYRWSDLYCSDTALYCPDERPRERRQSVDLHGQQQQHHQHQHQHQQGLLWAQNSTESNPEDDEAVHAGSSHEHFAEFAEFSEFVGSLQASSSYSSFSGASDEKGAGASPSPPPPPRQALYADWRDSDYERKSNSSYEDDGAGFAEAHAFQQGALGHQNGDPGPVYARAASSCFSEPYHSPHRTPSRGVSSPLLYRDVPDEEPGSRWRQLSAEDISACSYRSPGRVSPYSFSEQHYAIRPAKIKLGPLYSSFQEGGDVYRSGVLDPCFGAPSRSPSPSPSPERDPGALRTQEGVPMYLAKEDSQESEHSLLFHSSSSRDKESTSGSAKKEYVDVSPNSSAESLAHNSLEAADLPDYTMEHRSPSPMNKTPPPYQVFGTLGLTRKDSLTKAQLYGTLLN
- the LOC118792046 gene encoding brain-enriched guanylate kinase-associated protein-like isoform X2; translation: MRFQAKKRSLQEQKEDLRKRLSYTTHKLELLEAEFDSTRQYLETELRRAQEELEKFTDKLRRIQSGYSALQRINQDLEEKIHRTSQHHDDERRALSREIIVLNNHLLEAKITIEKLREDNDMYRKDCNLAAQLLQCSKAHHRALKLSELPADFQERLSLHMESLPICHSPYSDSIPTTVIAKVLEKPEPGSSLASRCASPQPQDPDFLPASPGDEGEGGGETLTRRAAYRWSDLYCSDTALYCPDERPRERRQSVDLHGQQQQHHQHQHQHQQGLLWAQNSTESNPEDDEAVHAGSSHEHFAEFAEFSEFVGSLQASSSYSSFSGASDEKGAGASPSPPPPPRQALYADWRDSDYERKSNSSYEDDGAGFAEAHAFQQGALGHQNGDPGPVYARAASSCFSEPYHSPHRTPSRGVSSPLLYRDVPDEEPGSRWRQLSAEDISACSYRSPGRVSPYSFSEQHYAIRPAKIKLGPLYSSFQEGGDVYRSGVLDPCFGAPSRSPSPSPSPERDPGALRTQEGVPMYLAKEDSQESEHSLLFHSSSSRDKESTSGSAKKEYVDVSPNSSAESLAHNSLEAADLPDYTMEHRSPSPMNKTPPPYQVFGTLGLTRKDSLTKAQLYGTLLN